The Archocentrus centrarchus isolate MPI-CPG fArcCen1 chromosome 13, fArcCen1, whole genome shotgun sequence genomic interval CAAATTGGACTTTTGTAACCAACATGATCAACATGATCAACCAACATGATCAACATGATCAACCAACATGATCAACAGCCCACATCAGGCtgccctaaaagctccctgaaaagccttcagctgatccaaaatgctgcagctagagtactgacagggactagaaagagagagcagatttctcccatattggcttctcttcattggctccctgttaaatctagaatagaatttaaaatccttcttctcacatacaaggtcttgaataatcaggccccatccaTGATCCATAGGGATCAAAGTTTGCCAGGGTAACGCCAGTCATTCTTTGGGCTTGTGTGAGTGACGCCTGAGGAATCATGTACATCTCATCTTGTATTACTGAGTCTGACAGAAACCAAGAAAGTCAAACATCTTAAAATTATTCAGTAAACAAAACCATTCAAGAtggtgaaagagaaaaaaaatgtcctaaTGCTGAacatcattctttttttttttctgcttccttcATGATTATGAAACTGCCAGAGGAGAggaagctctgctgctgcagaggtcacgcgtgtgtgtgtttggtggtgaaTAATTATGCTCACAAAAGATTCAATAATGTTATGAAATCGTAATTCATGATCATGTATGACTTTAAGTTTGGATTCAAGATGTCTTTATTTTCATACAGTATTGCAATACCAATAGATGCAATAGACATTTTGGctttaaatgatttcttttgCAACACCACATAAAAACCTATTTTCATAGActctattttaattttatgattTTCCTTTTACCAAATGTTATATCTTTTGTTTTACTATAATTCAGTGAAAGTAAGTAGAATCTAATGTAAAGCACTGATCTCTGCCCTTTACTCATTTCCTGACTGATGAGTATGccccattttccattttcttgagatttctgtcagtttacATCAAACAGAGAgagttttaaaaatgactgtaacCATTAAGATCAGACAAACTTTATTGACCACGCATGAAACTCTCAGTACTATCAGATATTTGGTGTTAAACTGAACATCTTAGAGACATAAGAAAAATCACTGATACATTAAAGCCTAAATTTTATAACAGGAGACATGATCATGTTTTTCAGATGTTGGACATTTACATACATGATCAGAAGTACAGAATGATTCACAACACACAGGATACACTGGCCTATCACATCAGATAAACACCTAATAGAAAAGTTTAGGACTTTTGAATTCAAACCTCctacagacaaaaacagaatcacagctgcattttaaaacacaacacacgtctatatgtttttcttattttggacATTTGTATTCCATACATAATTGGATTGAAAAGTGGTTGAATGATGAGAAAATATAGAGACAGGAAGATTCGCACCACACTGGGCACACTGGTCATATCAAACCTGCTCTGAAGTATTTCAAATAAACACCCAAAAGAaaagtttaggagggaggtcaGGTGAGGTGTGCAGGTACTGACAGCTTTACGTCTCATCTGTTTGgagccaaaaaaacaaattctgaGTATTTTCATGTAGGAGTAGAGGATTGGAAGCAGAGGGACTAAAACAGTGAGAACAGTACCAAAAAGGCCAAAAAGATTATTCAGTTTGGTGTCTGAACATGCCAACTTCACAACGAGATAGTTGTGGCAATACAGACTGTTTATGATGTTTCCACACAGGGTCAGACGCAGGTTTAATGACAGCGTGATAATGAATTTCACAAAAGAGTAAAACCATATGAGAGCAATAAAAATAActacttttttatttgttatatgTGCTCTGTACTGTAGAGGACAGCAGATAGCAAGATATCTGTCATAAGACATGACGGCTAAGTTACAAAATTCTACACTTCCATAGGTGTACAAACAGAAAATCTGCAGgaagcacagaggagcagaaacagTGTGAACATCAGAGAGGATCTGAATCAGGAGGAATGGAAACAGCCCTGTACTACCATACAGCTCATTTACAAACAGGCTGCACAGAAACATGTACATAGGTTCATGTAAGCTTCTGTTCACACAGATAACCACAATCAGCGACGTGTTCATAAAAGCTATACTAAAGTATAAAAGTGCaattaacacaaaataaaagtatttcaaACTTCCTACATGTAAATATGTGCTGAGAATAAAATAAGACACAGTTGAGTTCACCATCATTCTTGTTCTAAGAAACAAAGTGGCAGTttgcaaacagcaaaaaagtctgcttctcatttcttatcacatgcacacaaacgctGCTTCACTGGCCTTTAAAATGTTCAAGCATAAAGTGAAACACAGTCACAAACAGCAGTAAACCAACTTTTATCCCCATGCTCACCTCAAGAACTCTGAACTTTGGTTTGTTTCTGCAGCAGATTTCAGCACCAAGGCTTCAGTGACATCTGCTGTTTTATACTTTCCATAACACTTCCCACGAGAGCATTGTTCATGCGTAACACATGTCAGGCCAAGCAGTCAGAGCAACAGTTAGTTTACTGTAATAGCTGTCTGATATTGTTCTGAcactaaaatgtgattttacatTAAACTACAAGCACTGTGTCAATCCTgtggagttttaaaaaaaagaataagttgaaacactaaaagaaaatgaagtgatTGAATTGAATCGATGCTCAAGGGGCAGTCTaacatttaaaggaaaaataaaagcacggtgttgttttttcattaggaatacctttttaaaaagctctattttatatttactcatGAACATGATCCTGGGATACTCCCGGGAGAAGACAGCAGgggattgacagatggattggggctttgtctgcagtaatgtggatgctgcaccggtctagtgtggtgaagagggagctgagcatgaaagcaaagctgtcgatctTCCAGTCAAGCTAcctccctaccctcacctatggtcacgaacTTTGCGTAGTGATCAAAAGAACGAGATCGCtgatacaagcggcagaaacgAACTTCagccaaagggtggctggcctctccttagatagatagatagatagatcctAATTGAATCTTAATTGTGGAaattagggatagggtgaggagtgcagccatttgggaggggctcagagtagagccactgctcctccacattgaaaggagccagttgaggtggttcgggcacccctcgggtgaggtgttctgggcatgttctactgggaggaggccctggggcagacccaggacatgctggagagattatatttctaggctggcctgggaacaccttggatTCCCCCCCCGACgagctggaggaagtggctagggagagggaggtctgagcttctctgcttaggctgctgcccctgtgacccggCCCCtggtaagtggaagaaaatggatggatggggtgTGATTGGGTAGAATGGCCTACCTGATCCCAAAGTGGGTTTTtactggacttctgtgcaaaccacaatttgtccataacaaacaccatttttggacataaggatgtccataaatgCACATGGctccaggacaccctaggtcgcaggtcgatgattgattttgtaattgtatcatcaaatctgcggctgtatgttgtggacacttgggtgaagagaggagctgagctgtcaactgatcaccacctggtggtgagggacgatgctggacagacccagcGCACCTAAATGtcttgtgagggtgtgctgggaatgcctggcagaggctcCAGTCCACAAGATCTTCAATTCCCACCACCGGCaaaacttcgacagcattccgagggaggctgaggacattgagtccaaatggactcCATttttgaggctgctgctcag includes:
- the LOC115791157 gene encoding olfactory receptor 11A1-like, with translation MMVNSTVSYFILSTYLHVGSLKYFYFVLIALLYFSIAFMNTSLIVVICVNRSLHEPMYMFLCSLFVNELYGSTGLFPFLLIQILSDVHTVSAPLCFLQIFCLYTYGSVEFCNLAVMSYDRYLAICCPLQYRAHITNKKVVIFIALIWFYSFVKFIITLSLNLRLTLCGNIINSLYCHNYLVVKLACSDTKLNNLFGLFGTVLTVLVPLLPILYSYMKILRICFFGSKQMRRKAVSTCTPHLTSLLNFSFGCLFEILQSRFDMTSVPSVVRIFLSLYFLIIQPLFNPIMYGIQMSKIRKTYRRVLCF